In Cydia pomonella isolate Wapato2018A chromosome 27, ilCydPomo1, whole genome shotgun sequence, a single genomic region encodes these proteins:
- the LOC133532634 gene encoding PBAN-type neuropeptides-like yields MFLQINKVVLLIVFNIFLMVTGDNYKDDTMDRTAKNGRARVVFTPIRGKRMFPDNRDTLLRMLEAADALKYYYDQLPYYDPQADDQEAKVTKKVIFTPKLGRSSDDAFEKRGYENDFTPRLGRQADAVTASDEVYRQDASIDGRSKYFSPRLGRTVELTPRLGRAYNYELYPSKVRIARSTNGTKS; encoded by the exons ATGTTTTTGCAAATCAATAAGGTTGTGCTCCTGATCGTATTTAATATATTCTTAATGGTTACTGGAGATAACTATAAG GATGACACTATGGATCGAACTGCAAAAAACGGAAGAGCAAGAGTTGTTTTTACACCAATACGGGGCAAACGGATGTTTCCCGATAACAG AGACACGTTGCTGAGAATGCTGGAGGCGGCCGACGCGCTCAAATACTACTACGACCAGCTGCCCTACTACGACCCGCAAGCTGATGACCAGGAAGCTAAAG TGACCAAGAAGGTAATATTCACGCCGAAGCTCGGACGGAGTTCTGACGACGCGTTCGAGAAGCGAGGCTACGAGAATGATTTCACGCCGCGACTCGGCAGGCAAGCCGATGCGGTGACTGCATCTGACGAAGT TTACAGACAGGACGCATCGATAGACGGCAGGTCCAAGTACTTCTCCCCGCGCCTGGGCCGCACTGTGGAGCTGACGCCAAGACTTGGCAGAGCGTATAACTACG aACTATACCCCAGCAAAGTCCGTATAG